The following coding sequences are from one Streptococcus sp. NPS 308 window:
- a CDS encoding AAA family ATPase, whose product MYISKIKLVNFKSFKGEHVIEFSEGVNFFVGNNNCGKTTIFKAIEFIQSGKNKLDFITQGHETENISVELEFKGADLSEIVNDENLNLNKYSDYVIDNEDGTYSLRVLRSSQECEVTQGKKTVSLDISKVRIYNPNSTEEDDIKRFENPTGIDKTITALFDAQFVYSDIRNEDYQDFGKTKIIGKIINDITKDFQKGDTWREFQDAHNKTFGDEGLGRILEGIATKISSVLREQYGDGEVQFNFGLPEIDNFFKTGSLLLSDNGISTSVSEKGTGMQRALALSLIQVYAGVLDNEEETLSKPIMFFIDEPETFLHPKAQDKLIDSLNKISEKYQVFITTHSPYLLKKFDCRTQQINIFSKNGDGVNFVSDKRELNLFGTTSPTIGEINYIAFGVNSVEFHNELYGFIQAKAIDEDEKNYSEKGFEKWLVGKGVAQDKDYHRLLKNGDTQQEQKTLPTLIRNIIHHPENQNNSYTTEELEESTELLLNILRDLV is encoded by the coding sequence ATGTATATTTCTAAAATTAAACTAGTAAACTTTAAGAGTTTTAAAGGAGAGCATGTTATTGAATTCTCGGAAGGTGTAAATTTTTTCGTAGGAAACAATAACTGTGGTAAGACGACAATTTTTAAAGCAATTGAATTCATTCAGAGTGGAAAAAACAAGTTAGATTTTATAACTCAGGGTCATGAGACTGAAAATATATCTGTCGAACTTGAATTCAAAGGTGCAGATCTCAGTGAAATAGTTAATGATGAAAATCTAAATCTTAATAAATACAGTGACTATGTAATCGACAACGAAGATGGTACGTATAGTCTTAGGGTTTTAAGGTCGTCTCAGGAATGTGAAGTAACGCAAGGCAAAAAAACAGTTTCTTTAGATATCTCAAAAGTAAGGATTTATAATCCAAATTCAACCGAGGAAGATGATATAAAGAGGTTTGAAAACCCCACAGGTATTGATAAAACGATTACTGCGTTATTTGATGCTCAGTTTGTATATTCGGATATAAGGAATGAAGATTATCAAGATTTTGGTAAGACCAAAATAATAGGTAAAATAATTAATGACATAACAAAAGATTTTCAAAAAGGCGATACCTGGAGAGAATTTCAAGATGCTCATAACAAAACTTTTGGAGATGAAGGGTTGGGTAGAATTCTTGAAGGAATTGCGACTAAAATTTCCTCCGTGTTGAGAGAGCAGTATGGAGATGGTGAGGTACAATTTAATTTTGGATTGCCTGAAATTGATAATTTCTTTAAGACGGGTAGTCTTCTTCTTTCGGATAATGGTATTTCAACTTCTGTTTCAGAAAAAGGTACTGGAATGCAACGGGCATTAGCTTTAAGCTTAATTCAAGTTTATGCTGGTGTGCTTGATAATGAAGAGGAAACATTATCTAAGCCAATTATGTTTTTTATTGATGAGCCTGAGACATTTTTACATCCTAAAGCTCAAGATAAACTTATCGATTCACTCAATAAAATTTCTGAAAAGTATCAAGTTTTTATTACGACTCATTCTCCTTACCTGTTAAAAAAGTTTGATTGTAGAACTCAGCAAATCAATATTTTTTCCAAGAATGGCGACGGGGTAAATTTTGTATCGGATAAGCGGGAATTAAATTTATTCGGAACCACCTCACCGACAATAGGAGAAATAAACTACATTGCTTTTGGAGTAAACAGCGTGGAATTTCACAATGAACTATATGGATTTATCCAAGCAAAAGCTATTGATGAGGATGAAAAAAATTACTCCGAGAAAGGATTCGAAAAATGGCTTGTAGGTAAAGGTGTAGCTCAAGATAAAGACTATCATCGTTTATTAAAAAACGGGGATACTCAACAAGAGCAAAAAACTCTTCCAACCTTAATTCGCAACATCATACATCATCCAGAAAATCAAAATAACAGCTATACTACAGAAGAGCTGGAAGAATCAACAGAATTACTTTTGAATATTTTACGTGATTTAGTGTAA
- a CDS encoding Tex family protein — protein MDKKYEKISQDLGVTLKQIDTILSLTAEGATIPFIARYRKDMTGSLDEVAIKAIIDLDKSLTNLNDRKEAVLAKIQEQGKLTKELEAAILAAEKLADVEELYLPYKEKRRTKATIAREAGLFPLARLILQNVDGLEKEAEKFVCEGFATGQEALAGAVDILVEALSEDVTLRSLTYQEVLRHSKITSQVKDENLDEKQVFQIYYDFSETVGNMQGYRTLALNRGEKLGILKVGFEHATDRILASFAARFKVKNAYIDEVVQQSVKKKVLPAIERRIRTELTEKAEEGAIQLFSDNLRNLLLVAPLKGRVVLGFDPAFRTGAKLAVVDATGKMLTTQVIYPVKPASARQIEEAKRDLTDLIGQYGVEIIAIGNGTASRESEAFVAEVLKDFPEVSYVIVNESGASVYSASELARQEFPELTVEKRSAISIARRLQDPLAELVKIDPKSIGVGQYQHDVSQKKLSESLDFVVDTVVNQVGVNVNTASPALLSHVAGLNKTISENIVKYREEEGKITSRSQIKKVPRLGAKAFEQAAGFLRIPESSNILDNTGVHPENYAAVKELFKRLDIKDLNEEAQSKLKSLSVKEMAQELNLGPETLKDIIADLLKPGRDFRDSFDAPVLRQDVLDIKDLKVGQKLEGVVRNVVDFGAFVDIGIHEDGLIHISHMSRKFIKHPSQVVSVGDLVTVWVKKIDTEREKVNLSLLAPDETD, from the coding sequence ATGGATAAAAAATATGAAAAAATCTCCCAAGATTTGGGAGTAACCTTAAAGCAAATCGATACCATTCTAAGTTTGACGGCTGAGGGGGCGACAATTCCCTTCATCGCGCGTTATCGCAAGGACATGACTGGTAGTCTGGATGAGGTGGCGATTAAGGCCATTATCGACTTGGATAAAAGTCTGACAAATCTCAACGACCGTAAAGAAGCTGTCTTAGCTAAGATTCAAGAACAAGGCAAACTAACCAAGGAATTGGAAGCAGCTATTTTGGCAGCTGAAAAATTAGCAGACGTAGAAGAACTCTATCTTCCTTATAAGGAAAAACGTCGGACCAAGGCAACCATTGCCCGTGAAGCTGGACTCTTTCCTCTTGCTCGCTTGATTTTGCAAAACGTAGATGGCTTAGAGAAAGAAGCTGAGAAGTTTGTCTGTGAAGGATTTGCGACTGGTCAAGAAGCCTTGGCTGGTGCGGTTGATATCTTGGTCGAAGCCTTATCGGAAGATGTGACTTTGCGTTCACTGACCTATCAGGAAGTGTTGAGACACTCTAAAATCACTTCACAAGTCAAGGATGAAAATCTTGATGAAAAGCAAGTTTTCCAGATTTATTATGATTTTTCAGAGACAGTTGGTAATATGCAGGGCTATCGAACCTTAGCCCTCAATCGTGGGGAAAAATTAGGCATCTTGAAAGTCGGCTTTGAACATGCGACGGATCGTATTCTAGCTTCCTTCGCTGCCCGGTTCAAGGTGAAAAATGCCTATATAGATGAAGTTGTTCAACAGTCAGTTAAGAAAAAGGTCTTGCCTGCTATCGAGCGCCGTATTCGGACAGAATTAACCGAGAAGGCAGAAGAAGGAGCAATTCAACTCTTTTCGGATAATCTGCGCAATCTCCTCTTGGTTGCTCCACTGAAAGGGCGCGTGGTTCTAGGCTTTGACCCTGCCTTTCGTACAGGTGCCAAGCTGGCTGTCGTCGATGCGACGGGGAAAATGCTGACGACCCAAGTCATCTATCCTGTTAAACCAGCTTCAGCTCGTCAAATCGAAGAAGCCAAGCGAGACTTGACCGACCTGATTGGCCAGTATGGCGTAGAAATTATTGCCATTGGAAATGGGACGGCCAGTCGTGAAAGTGAAGCCTTTGTAGCGGAAGTTCTGAAAGATTTTCCTGAGGTCAGCTATGTCATCGTCAATGAAAGTGGCGCTTCCGTATACTCTGCCAGTGAACTTGCTCGTCAGGAGTTTCCAGAATTAACCGTTGAAAAACGCTCGGCTATTTCTATCGCCCGTCGTTTGCAAGATCCGCTTGCCGAATTGGTCAAAATTGATCCCAAGTCAATCGGTGTCGGGCAATACCAGCACGATGTCAGTCAGAAGAAACTGTCTGAAAGTCTGGACTTTGTCGTGGATACCGTAGTTAACCAGGTCGGTGTCAATGTCAATACAGCCAGCCCAGCACTTCTTTCCCACGTAGCTGGACTCAATAAAACTATCTCTGAAAATATCGTCAAATACCGTGAAGAAGAAGGAAAAATCACTTCACGCTCTCAAATTAAGAAAGTTCCTCGTCTCGGTGCCAAAGCCTTTGAGCAAGCTGCTGGTTTCCTCCGTATTCCTGAAAGTAGCAATATCCTTGATAATACAGGAGTTCATCCAGAGAACTATGCTGCCGTCAAAGAGCTTTTCAAACGCTTGGATATCAAAGACTTGAATGAAGAGGCACAAAGTAAGCTTAAGTCCCTTTCAGTTAAGGAGATGGCACAGGAACTGAATCTCGGCCCAGAAACCCTTAAAGATATCATTGCCGACCTTCTTAAACCAGGTCGAGATTTCCGGGACTCCTTTGATGCACCTGTGCTTCGCCAAGATGTCTTGGATATCAAGGATTTAAAAGTCGGCCAGAAGCTGGAAGGTGTGGTGCGTAATGTCGTTGATTTCGGTGCATTCGTTGATATTGGGATTCACGAAGACGGCCTCATTCATATTTCCCACATGAGTCGCAAATTTATCAAACATCCTAGTCAAGTGGTGTCTGTTGGAGATTTGGTAACGGTTTGGGTTAAGAAAATCGATACCGAGCGTGAAAAAGTTAATCTGTCGCTCTTAGCTCCAGATGAAACTGACTAA
- a CDS encoding SprT family protein: MKLTKYVQSVSLEDFGIPFIHQARWNSRLRTTGGRFFPKDGHLDFNPKVYNELGLEVFRKIVRHELCHYHLYFQKKGYRHKDRDFKELLKEVDGLRFVPPLKDQNTYLVYQCQSCQQTYQRKRRIDTKRYRCGVCRGKLVILNRPKD, from the coding sequence ATGAAACTGACTAAGTACGTTCAGTCTGTTTCCCTCGAAGACTTTGGTATACCTTTTATACACCAAGCCCGGTGGAATTCTCGTCTGCGAACGACAGGTGGGCGATTTTTCCCTAAGGATGGGCATTTGGATTTTAATCCCAAGGTCTATAATGAACTTGGTTTGGAGGTTTTTCGGAAAATCGTGCGCCATGAACTCTGTCACTATCACCTTTATTTTCAGAAAAAGGGTTATCGACATAAGGACCGAGATTTCAAGGAACTTTTGAAAGAAGTGGATGGACTACGCTTTGTCCCCCCTTTGAAAGACCAAAACACCTACCTAGTCTATCAGTGTCAATCCTGTCAGCAAACTTATCAGCGCAAGCGTAGGATTGATACCAAACGCTATCGTTGTGGCGTCTGCCGTGGTAAACTCGTCATCTTAAATCGGCCTAAGGACTGA
- a CDS encoding PspC domain-containing protein, which produces MNNKFYKMKRNSMVSGVLAGLSDKWNFDVTLVRFLFAIFTISNFGIGVIIYIILASILPTKEEIEAEMYGTGPRKRKEAEAIDDNDGRFW; this is translated from the coding sequence ATGAATAATAAATTTTATAAAATGAAACGAAATAGTATGGTATCGGGAGTTTTAGCTGGTCTATCAGACAAGTGGAATTTTGATGTGACTCTAGTCCGCTTTCTCTTTGCTATTTTTACCATATCAAATTTTGGGATTGGCGTGATTATCTACATCATCCTAGCCTCTATCCTGCCAACTAAGGAAGAAATCGAAGCAGAAATGTATGGAACAGGACCACGCAAACGCAAGGAAGCCGAAGCCATTGATGACAATGATGGACGGTTTTGGTGA
- a CDS encoding ABC transporter ATP-binding protein: MTLLDVKHVQKIYKTRFQGNQVEALKDIHFTVEKGDYVAIMGESGSGKSTLLNILAMLDKPTRGQVYLNGTDTATIKNSQASSFRREKLGFVFQDFNLLDTLSVKDNILLPLVLSRKPITEMMKKLVVTAENLGINQLQEKYPYEISGGQKQRVAVARAIITEPEILLADEPTGALDSKSSAALLDVFDEINERGQTILMVTHSTAAASRAKRVLFIKDGILYNQIYRGDKTERQMFQEISDTLTVMASEVN; this comes from the coding sequence ATGACACTTTTAGATGTAAAACACGTTCAAAAAATCTACAAAACACGTTTCCAAGGCAACCAAGTTGAGGCCCTCAAGGATATTCACTTTACCGTAGAGAAGGGTGACTACGTTGCCATCATGGGTGAGTCTGGTTCTGGGAAATCAACCCTGCTCAACATCCTAGCTATGCTGGATAAACCAACTCGAGGTCAGGTTTACTTAAACGGAACAGACACAGCCACTATTAAAAATTCACAGGCTTCGAGTTTCCGTCGTGAGAAGTTGGGATTTGTCTTTCAGGACTTTAACTTGCTAGATACCCTGTCTGTTAAGGACAATATCTTGCTTCCGCTAGTGTTATCTCGAAAACCCATCACAGAGATGATGAAGAAATTGGTAGTGACAGCTGAAAATTTGGGCATCAACCAATTGCAAGAGAAGTACCCTTACGAGATCTCAGGTGGTCAAAAGCAGCGGGTAGCAGTAGCACGCGCCATCATCACTGAACCTGAAATTCTCCTTGCGGATGAGCCAACAGGGGCACTTGACTCCAAGTCATCTGCAGCTCTTCTAGATGTTTTTGATGAAATCAATGAGCGAGGGCAAACCATTCTCATGGTAACCCACTCAACGGCAGCAGCCAGCAGGGCCAAGCGAGTTCTCTTTATCAAGGACGGCATTCTTTACAACCAAATCTACCGTGGAGACAAGACAGAGCGTCAAATGTTCCAAGAAATCTCTGATACTTTGACTGTTATGGCAAGCGAGGTGAATTAG
- a CDS encoding ABC transporter permease — MFRLTNKLAVSNLIKNRKLYYPFALAVLLAVTITYLFYSLSLNPNIGKIRGGETISMTLALGMVVVTIASGIIVLYANSFVMKNRSKELGVYGMLGLEKRHLISMVFKELLIFGSLTLTAGLGLGALFDKLIFALLLKLMKMKVELVSTFQPIVFILVLIVFGAIFLGLIFINAFRIARMNALQLSREKASGEKKGRFLGLQTILGLISMGAGYYLAVTVENPLSAVLIFFVAVLLVIFGTYLLFNAGITVFLQILKKNKRYYYQPNNMISVSNLIFRMKKNAVGLATIAILSTMVLVTMSAATSIFKASENFKKVMNPHDFGITGQNVGKEDIEKLLNQYASDKGLTVTKKEVLTYSNFGVANQEGTKLTIFEKGQNRVQPKTIFMVFDQKDYENMTGQKLALSGKEVGLFAQNKQLQGQKELTLNDQTYTIKEEIKKDFILEHVPNQYNILTSDYNYLVVPDLQAFLDQHPNSSIFNQYYGGMNVTASEDEQLKIADEYSKFVNNFNRELNKEGSYVYGSNLADSSAQMSALFGGVFFIGIFLSIIFMVGTVLVIYYKQISEGYEDRERFIILQKVGLDQKQIKQTINKQVLTVFFLPLLFAFLHLAFAYHMLSLILKVIGVLDATMMLTVTLSICAIFLIVYVLIFMITSRSYRKIVQM; from the coding sequence ATGTTCCGATTAACCAATAAGTTAGCGGTATCTAATTTGATTAAAAACCGCAAACTCTACTATCCCTTTGCCCTTGCTGTTCTCTTAGCAGTGACCATCACCTATCTCTTTTACTCACTGTCACTTAATCCTAACATTGGCAAGATCCGAGGGGGAGAAACTATCTCTATGACCCTTGCTCTCGGAATGGTGGTTGTTACCATCGCTTCTGGAATTATTGTCCTTTATGCCAATAGTTTTGTCATGAAGAACCGCTCCAAGGAGCTGGGTGTATATGGTATGCTGGGTCTTGAAAAGCGCCATTTAATCAGTATGGTTTTTAAGGAGCTTCTTATTTTTGGTTCCTTAACCTTGACAGCTGGTCTCGGCCTAGGAGCTCTCTTTGATAAGCTAATCTTTGCCCTTCTTCTGAAGTTGATGAAGATGAAAGTGGAGCTCGTTTCGACTTTCCAACCAATTGTCTTTATCCTAGTTCTCATCGTCTTTGGAGCTATCTTCCTAGGTCTGATTTTTATCAATGCCTTTCGCATCGCACGCATGAATGCCCTTCAACTCTCTCGTGAAAAGGCCAGTGGTGAGAAAAAAGGACGTTTCTTAGGTCTTCAAACTATACTAGGTTTGATTAGTATGGGAGCGGGTTACTACCTAGCAGTAACAGTTGAAAATCCACTTTCTGCTGTTCTTATTTTCTTCGTAGCAGTCTTGTTGGTAATCTTTGGCACTTACCTCTTGTTTAATGCAGGGATTACAGTATTTCTGCAAATCTTGAAGAAAAACAAGCGTTACTATTACCAACCCAACAACATGATTTCCGTATCCAATCTCATTTTCCGTATGAAGAAAAATGCGGTTGGTCTGGCAACGATTGCTATTCTCTCAACCATGGTCTTGGTGACTATGTCTGCTGCAACGAGTATCTTTAAGGCATCAGAAAACTTCAAGAAGGTCATGAATCCACATGATTTTGGGATTACAGGACAGAATGTTGGAAAAGAAGACATCGAAAAACTCTTGAACCAGTATGCTAGTGATAAAGGATTGACTGTCACAAAGAAAGAAGTCCTTACATACAGTAACTTTGGTGTAGCAAATCAAGAAGGTACGAAATTGACAATCTTTGAGAAAGGTCAAAATCGTGTTCAACCGAAAACTATTTTTATGGTCTTTGACCAAAAAGACTACGAGAATATGACAGGACAGAAACTTGCACTTTCGGGTAAGGAAGTTGGATTGTTTGCTCAAAACAAGCAACTTCAAGGTCAAAAAGAACTGACTCTGAATGACCAGACTTACACAATTAAAGAAGAAATCAAAAAAGATTTTATTCTTGAACATGTCCCAAATCAGTACAATATTCTAACTTCGGACTATAACTATCTGGTTGTTCCTGACTTACAAGCCTTTCTTGACCAGCATCCTAACTCTTCCATCTTTAATCAATACTATGGTGGTATGAATGTAACGGCTAGTGAGGACGAGCAGCTTAAAATTGCAGATGAATATTCAAAATTCGTCAACAACTTTAATAGAGAATTAAACAAAGAAGGAAGCTATGTTTACGGAAGCAATCTGGCTGATAGTAGTGCGCAGATGAGTGCTCTCTTTGGTGGAGTCTTCTTCATCGGTATCTTCCTCTCTATCATCTTTATGGTGGGAACGGTTCTCGTCATCTACTACAAACAAATCTCTGAAGGATATGAAGACCGTGAACGCTTTATCATTTTGCAAAAAGTCGGTCTCGATCAAAAGCAAATCAAGCAAACTATCAACAAACAGGTCCTAACTGTTTTCTTCCTCCCATTGCTCTTTGCCTTCCTACACCTTGCCTTTGCCTATCATATGCTTAGCCTCATCCTAAAAGTCATTGGGGTGCTAGATGCGACCATGATGTTGACTGTCACTTTATCCATCTGTGCTATCTTCCTCATCGTCTATGTCTTAATCTTTATGATTACCTCAAGAAGCTATCGCAAGATTGTGCAAATGTAA
- a CDS encoding VIT1/CCC1 transporter family protein has product MTEIKHEIDANFAGRLNILRAGVLGANDGIISIAGVVIGVASATSNIWIIFLSGLAAILAGAFSMAGGEYVSVSTQKDTEEAAVAREQLLLDKDIESAKQSLYAAYLQNGECETSAQLLTNKAFLKNPLKALVEEKYGIEYEEFTNPWHAAISSFIAFVLGSLPPMLSITVFPSDYRIPATVFIVALSLLVTGYTSAKLGKAPTKTAMIRNLCIGLLTMGVTYLFGQLFSI; this is encoded by the coding sequence ATGACAGAAATAAAACATGAAATTGATGCAAACTTTGCAGGCCGACTCAATATCCTACGCGCAGGTGTTCTGGGAGCCAATGATGGGATTATTTCCATCGCTGGAGTCGTTATCGGTGTTGCCAGTGCGACAAGCAATATCTGGATTATCTTTCTATCAGGATTGGCCGCTATCCTCGCTGGTGCTTTTTCTATGGCAGGTGGCGAATATGTCTCTGTATCGACTCAGAAAGACACGGAAGAAGCCGCTGTCGCTAGAGAACAGTTGCTCTTGGATAAGGACATCGAATCTGCAAAACAATCCCTCTATGCTGCTTACCTTCAAAATGGTGAGTGTGAAACGTCAGCCCAACTCTTGACCAACAAGGCCTTTTTAAAGAATCCACTCAAAGCCTTGGTTGAGGAAAAATACGGTATCGAGTACGAAGAATTTACCAATCCTTGGCATGCTGCAATCTCTAGCTTTATCGCCTTTGTACTGGGAAGTCTTCCTCCCATGCTTTCGATCACTGTCTTTCCAAGTGATTATCGCATTCCTGCTACTGTTTTTATCGTTGCCCTTTCCCTTCTCGTCACTGGCTATACCAGTGCTAAACTAGGCAAGGCACCTACGAAAACTGCTATGATCCGTAACCTCTGTATCGGACTTCTCACCATGGGAGTGACTTACCTGTTTGGACAACTCTTCAGCATTTAA
- a CDS encoding Cof-type HAD-IIB family hydrolase, translating into MIKLVATDMDGTFLDGEGRFDMERLKNLLVSYKERGIYFAVASGRGILSLKKLFADVRDEVIFIAENGSYVEFHGEDMYEATMPRDFYLSTFEALKKSPYFNERKMLLTGKKACYVLETVDETYLKLSSHYNENIQKVARLEDITDEIFKFTTNFTEETIEAGEAWVNENVPGVKAMTTGFESIDIVLDYVDKGVAIVELAKKLGLTMDQVMAFGDNLNDLHMMQVVGHPIAPENARPEILELAEAVIGHHKDQSVMTYMEGL; encoded by the coding sequence ATGATTAAACTTGTAGCAACCGATATGGATGGAACCTTTCTAGACGGAGAGGGTCGGTTTGATATGGAACGCCTCAAAAACTTGCTTGTTTCCTACAAGGAGAGGGGAATTTATTTTGCTGTGGCCTCGGGTCGTGGCATCTTATCCCTTAAAAAGCTATTTGCTGATGTGCGTGATGAAGTGATTTTTATAGCTGAAAATGGGAGCTATGTTGAGTTTCATGGGGAGGATATGTATGAGGCTACTATGCCTCGGGATTTTTACTTGAGCACTTTTGAAGCTTTAAAGAAATCACCTTATTTTAACGAAAGAAAAATGCTTCTGACAGGGAAAAAAGCTTGTTATGTATTGGAAACAGTGGATGAGACTTATCTAAAGTTAAGTAGTCACTACAATGAAAACATTCAAAAAGTAGCACGTTTGGAAGATATCACGGATGAGATTTTTAAATTCACTACTAACTTTACTGAAGAAACGATAGAAGCTGGAGAGGCCTGGGTCAACGAAAATGTTCCTGGTGTGAAAGCCATGACAACAGGTTTTGAATCCATCGATATTGTCTTGGACTATGTTGATAAGGGTGTGGCTATTGTTGAGCTGGCAAAAAAACTTGGTCTCACCATGGATCAGGTTATGGCGTTTGGCGATAATCTCAATGACCTTCACATGATGCAGGTTGTTGGACATCCAATCGCTCCTGAAAATGCGAGACCAGAGATTTTAGAATTAGCAGAAGCAGTGATTGGCCACCATAAGGACCAATCAGTGATGACTTATATGGAGGGCTTGTAA
- a CDS encoding Cof-type HAD-IIB family hydrolase translates to MADIKLIALDLDGTLLTTDKKLTDRTKEVLKAARDRGIKVVLTTGRPLKAMDFFLHELGTDGQEDEYTITFNGGLVQKNTGEILDKTVFSIDDVARLYEETEKLGLPLDAISEGTVYQIQSDQESLYAKFNPALTFVPVAFEDLSSQMTYNKCVTAFAQEPLDAAIQQISPELFDQYEIFKSRELLLEWSPKKVHKATGLAKLIKHLGIDQSQVMACGDEANDLSMIEWAGLGVAMQNAVPAVKEVANVITPMTNDEEAVAWAIEEYVLKEN, encoded by the coding sequence ATGGCAGATATTAAATTGATTGCACTCGATTTAGATGGAACCTTGCTGACAACGGATAAAAAGCTGACAGATCGTACCAAGGAGGTCCTCAAAGCTGCGCGTGATCGTGGCATCAAGGTCGTTCTGACAACAGGTCGTCCTTTGAAGGCTATGGATTTCTTTCTCCATGAGCTAGGGACTGACGGTCAAGAGGATGAGTACACCATCACCTTTAATGGTGGTCTGGTACAGAAAAATACTGGAGAGATTCTCGATAAAACCGTCTTTTCAATCGACGATGTGGCACGTTTGTACGAGGAAACTGAAAAACTCGGACTTCCGTTAGATGCTATTTCAGAAGGAACAGTCTATCAAATCCAGTCGGACCAAGAAAGTCTCTATGCTAAGTTCAACCCAGCCTTGACTTTCGTACCTGTCGCTTTTGAAGATCTATCTAGTCAGATGACATATAATAAATGTGTGACCGCCTTTGCCCAAGAACCTTTGGATGCAGCGATTCAACAGATTTCTCCAGAATTGTTTGACCAATACGAAATCTTCAAATCGCGTGAACTCTTATTGGAATGGTCGCCAAAAAAAGTCCACAAGGCAACAGGTTTAGCGAAATTAATTAAACACTTAGGAATCGACCAAAGCCAAGTCATGGCTTGTGGGGACGAGGCCAATGACCTTTCTATGATTGAGTGGGCAGGTCTGGGAGTTGCCATGCAAAATGCAGTTCCAGCGGTTAAGGAAGTTGCCAATGTGATTACCCCCATGACCAACGACGAGGAAGCCGTTGCCTGGGCTATCGAAGAATACGTGCTAAAGGAGAACTAG
- the ftsY gene encoding signal recognition particle-docking protein FtsY, protein MGLFDRLFGKKEEPKIEDVVKEALENLDLSEEVEENQTAVEETATDKVEETPAQEETPQISTEEVIEPEAVEETAQEELELESDELERFQESEKILEEENQETVEEPASEVVEDELPQVEETVQEKYDRSLKKTRTGFGARLNAFFANFRSVDEEFFEELEELLIMSDVGVQVASNLTEELRYEAKLENAKKPDALRRVIIEKLVELYEKDGNYDESIHFQDGLTVMLFVGVNGVGKTTSIGKLAHRYKQAGKKVMLVAADTFRAGAVAQLAEWGRRVAVPVVTGPEKADPASVVFDGMERAVAEGIDILMIDTAGRLQNKDNLMAELEKIGRIIKRVVPDAPHETFLALDASTGQNALVQAKEFSKITPVTGIVLTKIDGTARGGVVLAIREELNIPVKLIGFGEKIDDIGEFNSENFMKGLLEGLI, encoded by the coding sequence ATGGGATTATTTGACCGTCTATTCGGAAAAAAAGAAGAGCCGAAAATTGAAGATGTTGTAAAAGAAGCTCTGGAAAATCTTGATTTGTCAGAAGAAGTTGAAGAAAACCAAACGGCAGTCGAAGAGACAGCGACGGACAAAGTGGAAGAAACACCTGCTCAAGAAGAAACCCCACAGATCTCGACAGAAGAAGTTATTGAACCAGAAGCAGTCGAGGAAACTGCTCAGGAAGAGCTTGAGCTAGAATCTGATGAACTGGAACGATTCCAAGAGTCAGAAAAAATTCTAGAAGAAGAGAACCAAGAAACTGTAGAAGAGCCTGCATCTGAAGTAGTAGAAGACGAACTTCCTCAGGTTGAAGAAACCGTTCAGGAAAAATATGACCGCAGTCTCAAGAAAACGCGTACGGGATTCGGTGCTCGTTTGAATGCCTTCTTTGCCAACTTCCGTTCAGTCGATGAAGAATTCTTCGAGGAATTGGAAGAACTGCTCATCATGAGTGACGTCGGTGTGCAAGTCGCTTCCAACTTAACAGAAGAACTACGCTATGAAGCTAAACTCGAAAACGCTAAGAAGCCAGACGCACTTCGTCGTGTCATTATCGAGAAATTGGTTGAACTCTATGAGAAGGATGGCAACTACGATGAAAGTATCCACTTCCAAGATGGTTTGACAGTCATGCTCTTTGTCGGAGTCAATGGTGTTGGGAAAACAACTTCTATCGGGAAATTGGCTCATCGCTACAAACAAGCTGGAAAAAAAGTCATGTTGGTTGCGGCAGATACCTTCCGTGCGGGTGCTGTGGCCCAGCTAGCAGAATGGGGTCGACGTGTGGCTGTTCCTGTTGTGACGGGACCTGAAAAGGCTGATCCAGCAAGTGTGGTATTTGATGGGATGGAACGTGCTGTAGCAGAAGGGATTGATATTCTCATGATTGATACAGCAGGTCGTCTGCAAAACAAGGACAACCTCATGGCTGAGTTGGAAAAGATTGGTCGTATTATCAAACGTGTCGTACCAGACGCGCCACATGAAACCTTCCTGGCACTCGATGCTTCAACTGGACAAAATGCCTTGGTGCAAGCTAAAGAATTTTCTAAAATCACTCCTGTTACCGGTATTGTATTGACTAAGATTGATGGAACTGCCCGAGGTGGTGTTGTTCTGGCTATCCGCGAAGAACTCAATATCCCTGTAAAATTGATTGGTTTCGGTGAAAAAATCGATGATATCGGTGAATTCAACTCCGAAAACTTTATGAAAGGTCTCTTAGAGGGCTTGATTTAA